In a genomic window of Alteromonas gilva:
- a CDS encoding DUF6436 domain-containing protein: protein MSNRVITAAVIVWAVAILGALMVANLDQIKMFDPQMKLAQAASQPEFDQQFAAHLSAAGVGPGSLVHMRASQRCYCDTLTEPHQQELTQALADKGYRVTQLSLTEHSTLRRYIDAFPALAVVDKQGKLRYLGPYATGYGCFTGNNLVAEISQLATATDYYGASVNTDAKGCFCAV from the coding sequence ATGTCAAACCGTGTGATTACCGCCGCCGTTATCGTCTGGGCAGTAGCCATATTAGGCGCGCTGATGGTGGCTAATCTGGATCAGATAAAAATGTTTGATCCGCAAATGAAACTGGCTCAGGCAGCCAGTCAGCCGGAGTTTGATCAACAGTTCGCCGCACACCTTAGCGCAGCTGGGGTGGGGCCGGGATCGTTAGTGCATATGCGGGCCAGTCAGCGTTGTTACTGCGATACGCTTACCGAACCGCATCAGCAGGAGCTTACCCAGGCATTGGCCGATAAGGGCTATCGGGTAACACAGCTATCGTTAACAGAGCATTCCACGCTACGCAGGTATATCGACGCTTTTCCGGCCCTGGCGGTAGTCGATAAGCAGGGAAAATTGCGCTACCTCGGCCCCTACGCTACTGGCTATGGCTGCTTTACCGGTAACAATCTGGTGGCCGAAATAAGCCAGTTAGCGACTGCAACTGACTACTACGGTGCCAGTGTAAACACCGACGCTAAAGGTTGTTTTTGCGCGGTATAA